The Streptomyces nigra genome includes the window ACTGCGAGAAGGACCAGGGCGGAACCGGCGGTGGCGGCGGCACCCCCTCCCTCACCGACCCCACCACCACCCTCGACCCCCTCTCCTCCCTCGCCAAGGGCTGTGCCGACGCCGCCGCGTGGACCGTCGACCGGCTCAGCGAGGCCGTGAAGGAGACCGCGACGGTCGACTTCACGAACCTCACCTTCCTGAAGCACTACGCCATCGTCTTCGCCGCGTCCGCCATCCTCACCCTCCTCCTGTGGCTGCTCGCCGTCGCCAAGCGCGCCGTGCGCGGCGTGCCGTTCGCGACCGCCCTGTCGGAGGCCATCGGCTTCCTGTGGCTCACGGTGCTGGCGTCCGCCTTCACCCCCCTGATCCTCTACACCGTCGTCTCCGCGACCGACGGCGTCAGCGACGTCCTGGCGAAGGCGACCGGCAACCAGACCGACACGTTCTTCGGCACGTTCTCCGAGGCCCTGGAGAAGGGCGACGACATCGGCGGCGGCCCGATCATGCTGATCCTGGTCTCGCTGATCTCGATCCTCGCCGCAGGCGTCCTCTACCTGGAGCTCTACATCCGGGCCGTGCTGCTGTACGTCGGCGCCCTGCTCGGCGTCGTCGTGTACGCCGGGCTCGTCGACAAGGACCTGTGGGGCCACGTCCGCCGCTGGGCGGGCATCATGATCGCCGTCATCCTGGTGAAGCCGGTCATCGTCATCGTCCTCGGCCTCGCCGGCGCCCTCGCCGCGGAGGAGGGCCCCGACTCCCTCGCCGCCGTGGTCTCCGGCCTCGCGATCATCCTGCTCGCGATCTTCGCCTCGGCGATGATCTACCGCTTCGTCCCCGGCTTCGGCGACGAGATCGCGAACACCCGCAACAACCGCATCATGCGCGGCGCCGAGAGCAAGGCCGCCGCCGTCATCAGCTCCCCGGCCACCCTCGTCGCCCAGGGCATCAAGACGCACAGCTCCCGGGCCGACAACAACGGCGGCGGAGGCGGGGCCGGCAGTCCCCGCCCGTCCAACCCGGCCTCCGGCGGCGTCGCCGCCCACAGCTCGCGCTCCTCGAACGGCGGCGGATCTGTCCCCTCCGCCGCACCGGCCCCCCGTTCGAGCAGCCCGGTGAACACCCCGCACGCAGGCAACACCCGCAGCAACCGTCCAGGAGGTGACGGGCGTTGACGACCGAGTCCCACGTGTCCCATCCGGTCACGCCCCGCCGTACCTATCTCATCGGCCGCGCCCGCCCGAACGCCATCGTCGGCCGCAACCGCGAGTCCGGCGAGATCGCGCTGATCATCGCCGGCGCGTTCCTCGGCATGATGTGCGGCCTCCTCGTCCCGAGCCTGTCCCTGCGCATCGTGCTGCTCATGGGCTTCCCGCTGCTCGCGCTCGCCGCCGTCTACGTGCCGTACAAGCACCGGACGTTCTACAAGTGGTTCGAGATCAACCGCAGCTACAAGCGCACCCTGCGCCGGGGCACCACCTACCGCTCCTCCGCCATGGAGGCCGGCACCCGTATCGACGGGCGTGAGGTCGAGGTCGGCCCGCCGCCGGGCATCGGCCGCATCACCTGGCTGGCGGCCCCGTTCGGGCCCGACGAGATCGCCGTGCTGCTGCACGCCGACCGCCGGACCGTCACCGCCGCCATCGAGATCGAGGGCCCCGGCGTCGGCCTGCGCGACTCCGAGGACCAGGAGGCCCTGGTCGACCGCTTCGGCACCCTGCTGAAGCACGTCGCCAACAACGACGGCTTCGTGACCCGTCTGCAGATGCTGGCCCGCACCCTGCCCGCCGACCCCGACGCCCACGCCAAGGATGTCGCCGTCCGCGGCGACGACCGGTCCCCGGCCTGGCTGCAGCAGTCGTACGACCAGCTGCAGTCCATGGTGTCGACGAGCAGCGAGCAGCACCGCGCCTACCTCGTCGCCTGCATGCACTACACGCGCGAACTGGCCGCCGAGGCCCAGGCGATGGCCCGCGCCGCCCGCCCGCACGGCCGCGGCAAGGTCGACCGGGACGCCGGGCTGGCGGTGGTCATGGCCCGCGAGCTGACCGACATCTGCTCGCGCCTCCAGGAGGCCGACATCCGGGTCCGCCAGCCCCTCGGCCAGGGCCGGCTGTCGTCGCTGATCCACTCCATGTACGACCCGGACCACCCCATCGACCACATCCAGGCGATGACCCGGCGCAACGCGTGGCCGGCCGAGCTCGACGCCATGGAGCCGACGTTCCTCCAGGCGAAGACCCGTGAGTCCTCCACCCGCGCGCCCTGGTGCCACGCCACGGCCTGGGTGAAGGAGTGGCCGATGACCCCGGTCGGCGTCAATTTCCT containing:
- a CDS encoding SCO6880 family protein; protein product: MTTESHVSHPVTPRRTYLIGRARPNAIVGRNRESGEIALIIAGAFLGMMCGLLVPSLSLRIVLLMGFPLLALAAVYVPYKHRTFYKWFEINRSYKRTLRRGTTYRSSAMEAGTRIDGREVEVGPPPGIGRITWLAAPFGPDEIAVLLHADRRTVTAAIEIEGPGVGLRDSEDQEALVDRFGTLLKHVANNDGFVTRLQMLARTLPADPDAHAKDVAVRGDDRSPAWLQQSYDQLQSMVSTSSEQHRAYLVACMHYTRELAAEAQAMARAARPHGRGKVDRDAGLAVVMARELTDICSRLQEADIRVRQPLGQGRLSSLIHSMYDPDHPIDHIQAMTRRNAWPAELDAMEPTFLQAKTRESSTRAPWCHATAWVKEWPMTPVGVNFLAPLLVHTPDVIRTVAVTMDLEPTEIAIERMLTEKTNDEAEASRAAKMNRTVDPRDIAAHNRLDQRGEDLASGAAGVNLVGYITVSSRSPEALARDKRTIRASAGKSYLKLEWCDREHHRAFVNTLPFATGIRR